The uncultured Trichococcus sp. DNA window GAACGAGTCTTTCAATGTCTTCCTGACCTCTTTCACCACATCTTCCGGAATGGTACCGTCAGGCTGAACGCCTTCCAGCAGAAGCTGCGATCCGATGTTGCTGGTCATGATCAGGACGGTGTTTTTGAAATCGACCACGTGTCCCTTCGAATCGGTCAAACGTCCATCATCCAATACTTGCAGCAAAATGTTGAAAACATCCGGATGCGCCTTCTCGATTTCATCCAAAAGAATGATTGTATAAGGGCTCCGACGGACTGCTTCCGTCAACTGGCCGCCTTCCTCATAACCCACATATCCGGGGGGCGCCCCGATGAGCCGGGAAACCGAAAATTTTTCCATGTATTCGCTCATATCAAGCCGGACCATATGTTCATCGGAGTCGAATAAATTTTCCGCCAACGCTTTCGCCAATTCCGTTTTCCCGACCCCTGTAGGTCCCAGGAACAAGAAGGACCCGATCGGTCGGTTAGGTGACTGCAGGCCGGCACGCGAGCGCAATACGGCATTCGTGACGCTCTCCACCGCTTCCTCTTGGCCGATGACCCGTTTATGCAGCGTTGCCTCCAATTTCAGGAGTTTGTCTCTTTCGCCCTCAACCAGCTTTGTCACCGGGATGCCGGTCATCCTTCCCACCACTGTCGCGATTTCATTCTCAGTGACCGATTCTTGGACGAGGTTCCCTTCCTTGCCTCTTCGTGCTGCATTTTCTTTTTCTAAAGCCGCCAATTCCTTTTCCATCTGTGGGATACTGCCATGACGCAAAACTGCGGCCCGTTCCAGGTCGTAATTTGCCTCGGCGTCCTCCAATTGCCGACGCGCGTCCTCAAGATCCTCACGTTTGGCACGCAACTTTTCGACCTCTTCCTTTTCATTGCCCCATTTCATGCGCAATTCATTTGATTCCTCGCGCAGATCAGCTAACTCGACTTGCAAAGCCGCCAATCTTCTCTTGCTCAATTCGTCGGATTCTTTCTTCAGGGCTGCCTCTTCGATTTCGAGCTGCATCAGTTTACGGCTTACCTGATCCAACTCGGTGGGCATCGAGTTCATTTCCACTTTTATGTTCGCGCAAGCCTCATCGACAAGATCGATCGCTTTATCCGGCAGGAACCGGTCAGTGATATAGCGATCGGAAAGTGTAGCTGCCGCAACGAGCGCATTGTCATGTATATTGACGCTATGGTGGATTTCATAGCGTTCCTTCAATCCCCGCAAGATGCTGATCGTATCGGCGACTGTCGGTTCTTTCACCAACACCTTCTGAAATCTTCGCTCCAACGCCTTATCCTTCTCCAGATTTTGGCGGTATTCATCCAGAGTGGTCGCTCCGATGCAGTGCAATTCGCCTCTGGCAAGCATCGGTTTCAGCAGATTGCCTGCATCCATGCTCCCCTCGGTCTTCCCAGCCCCAACAATCGTGTGGATCTCATCAATGAAAAGGATGATGCGGCCGTCGCTTTTCTTCACTTCCTTCAGTACCGCTTTCAGGCGTTCCTCGAATTCTCCGCGATACTTGGCTCCCGCAATCAACGAGCCCATATCCAACGAAAAGATCGTCTTGTCCTTCAGGTTATCCGGGACGTCTTTTTTCACGATCCGTTGGGCCAAACCTTCTACGATGGCGGTCTTGCCGACGCCCGGTTCACCGATCAGGATCGGATTATTTTTGGTTTTGCGCGACAAAATACGGATAACATCCCTAATTTCTTCGTCCCGGCCGATGACCGGATCTTGTTTTCCGCTCCGCACCGCTTGCACGAGATCTATCCCGTACTTTTCCAATGCTTCATACTGATCTTCCTGATTTTGTGAAGTCACGCGGTCTCCTCCTCTCATGTCCTTGATTTTTTCGGCGATGATTTTTTCCGTCACGCCTTGATTTACCAGAAATTTGGTCAATGGATGATTTTTCAGTGTCATCAAGCTCAAAAGCACCGTATCAGTGGCGATGAAATCATCCTTCAGCTCCGATCGCTTGCGATCCGCTTCCAGAAAGAGATTGTACAGATTTTGGCTGAATGTTTGCCCATATTGGACGGAAGTGCCTTCTATCACAACTGATTTATCCAGTTCCTTGTCAACGGCCGATTCAAACGCATCGACCGCCACTCCTGCATCGACGTAAAAATTTCGCGCAAAACTATCCGGCTGCAGAAATATTTTCCACAGATGGGCGACATCGATGGTTTGGTGCTTGCGCACCATGGCGATGCGCTGCGCTTCTGCGATCGCCTCCTGCAGGGCCGTCGTCATTTTTTCCATTTCCATGCTGGGACCTCCTCAAAAATCTACTGACGTATCCTTTATATGACAAGTATACGACCATGGTCAAAATTGGTCAAATGATAACCCGAAAAAAAAGAGCAACAAAGGTGATTTCCTTTGTTGCTCTTTTTATCATCGGATTCCTAGCGCGATGCGTGCATATCGGGACATTCTGTCTGTTGTCCAGGCAGGATACCAGACCAATTTCACTTGCGTTTCGGTCACTTCAGGAACACTTTTCAAAGCACGGTGAATTTCGTCGGTGATGACATCCGCCAACGGGCAACCCATTGTGGTGAGCGTCATTTTGATCAGGCAGAAGCCATCCTGTTCCAGTTCCACTTCATAAATCAAACCTAAGTTGACGATATCTATTCCTAATTCCGGATCTATCACTTGCTCAAGCGCCGCTAAGACGCGTTCTTTTATGCTTTCCAATTCTTCTTGCGAATATTGGGGAGTTGTCTCTTCAGTCATTGCAAACACCTCTTACCTTTCTGGATTAACTAGATGATAACAGTTTGTGCATAGAAATTCAATGCTAATATGCGTTCCCCAAGAATGCTGCCATTTCCTCAAAAATAGCATAAGGGACCCGGTGTCCGGCACCTTCTGTCGACCGGAAACAAATGTTATCCGCAAAATCTTCCCCGCTGATGGAGCTGACGAACTGAGCCATCTGTTCGTACGGAACACTCTCGTCGGCTGTACCGTGCCAGATGTAAAACGGCGTGTCCACGAGCGACTCCGGATGTTCTTTGAGGCTCAGGCTCTCAAAAGGCGCCATCAATGTTTTGACCTTCTCATCATCGATCGGCGGCAGCCCTTCCACCCAACGGGACTTCAATGCCCAATGGGACAACCCGACCGGATCCGGACTGCCCATCAGGCAGGCTGCCGAATGGATCCATGGATATTGCGTCAAGGCGATACAGGTCGTGATGCCCCCCATCGAGAGGCCTGTGACCGAAACGTTTTCTCTTTTTGCCACTCCCGCTTCGACGTAGGCTTCCACAATGGCAGGCATTTCCTTGATGTTTTGCAGGACCACCGACCAGAATTCTGCCGCCGGTTCGCCAGCATAAGCTTCATCTTTGCGTTCACCATGACGATAGGCATCGGGGATGATCACCCGCATGCCGTTGCCGGCTAATGCATAGCCGGGTTCCAAGCCTCTCTCCTTTTGGTTCGTGATGCCATGATAAAAGAACACGAGCGGAGTCGTTTCGTTTTTCTTGTCTTCTTCAACGATTTCCAGAATCGGTATATCATTTATGATTTTTCTTTCGATTATAATCATATTCATCCCTCTTTTTCAGCTCTGATCGGCTGTTACAGGCAAAAATATTTTTCCAGGTAGATTGCCAAGCCGTCCTCATGATTCGAATGTTTTGTTACATCGTCGGCGATATTCTTCAATGCCGCAATCCCATTCTGCATGACGACTCCGTGCCCTGCATAGCGGATCATTTCCATATCGTTATCCTCATCACCGAAGGCAAGGATATCTTCCCGCTTGATGCCGTAATTATTCGCGACCACTTCAACGCCAAGCGCTTTTTGGACGCCTGCGGATACGATTTCGAGGCAGGGCATCGTGCCACCCCATGTACGGATTTCAATGGCATTCCCATAGCGCGCCAAAATCCGGTCACGGATGATTCCCAAATTCTGTTCCTCCGAAAACACATTCATGGAAGTCGGATTTTCCGACAGCGTGTCTTTCGAAGTGATCTGCGTCGCCAGCAAATTCTTCGGGAAATATTCGTTTGATGGCAGCGTGGCGGTGGATGCGAAAAGCGTCTCCTTGCCTTCCACACAGATAAAATCGATGCCCATCTCTTCACGTTGTTCGATCAGATCCATCGCAAAATCTTTGTTGAGTGTCTTGTGGTAGTAATTGCGCCAGTTGCTGTCGGTTGGATTGTGGCATAGGGCACCGTTGAAATTCACCAATGGGGTAGTCATCTTGAGTGTCTCGTAAAATTCTTTGCTGTTTCTGTATGGGCGCCCAGTTGCGATCATTACCAGATGGTTTTCCTTTTGCAACCTTGCCAGCACCATTTTGGTCCGCTCGCTCAACAACGACTGATTGTTGAGCGTGGTCCCATCTAAATCCAAAGCGATTAATTTTTGTTTCATTTTCTTGAAAGTACCTCCTGCGTTCTGCGTCTTACGCCATGCTTGCCGATCATTCGCTTCCCAACGTCGGAAAGTTGCTTTTTAACTCTGCTGTCATGGCCCTTGCGATATTCGATCCGATCACGAGCATTTCATATAGTGGTTTGACATCAGTTGTCGAGCGGCCCAGAAGTCGAAGGAAAATCTCTCCATCGCCCGCCAGGCAAAGTGTATAATAAAAAGTCTTGGTTTGATTCAATTCATTGATCAGTTCCAAAAGCTTCACTTTATCAGCATAATTATTCAGGTAAGCCAATTTTCTGTAGCTGATCTGAAAATCACTTTCGGCCTCATCTTTGGCGATGACTACACCGAACGGCAGGGAATGTTCTTTGTCGAGATTGAATTTCCCTTGATACAAATACTGACCATTTTGGATGGGATGACTTTTCAATGGCATGCCTTTTTCCTGGAATTTTTGATCAAGCGCTGCTAATATCGTCAAAATTATCACTCTTTTCGTATATGGTGCTACAAGTATAGCACATTTTCCCCAATAATCATGCTTATCCCGGTATACAAAAAAGGTCCGGAACCGAAGTCCAGACCTTTCCATATGTCATGCGGAATATTAACGACGTTTTTCTCTGATACGAGCAGCTTTTCCGTGTAATGCGCGCAAGTAGTAAAGTTTTGCACGACGCACTTTACCGAAGCGAACAACTTCGATTTGAGCTACACGAGGTGTGTGCAATGGGAATGTACGTTCCACACCGATACCGTTGGAAATTTTACGTACTGTATATGTTTCGCTGATTCCGAATCCGCGACGTTTGATGACTACGCCCTCGAATAATTGGATACGTTCTCTTGTTCCTTCGACTACGCGAGCGTGGACGCGAACAGTGTCTCCAGGACGGAATGCAGGAATATCACTACGTAATTGTCCTTGTGTAATTGCTTCGATCAATGGTAATTGACTCATGTTTTTTTCTCCTTCCAACCGACATTCATACACAATTTTTCTGCACAGCGGAATATCGTATTATCGAGCAGTCTCTCTGCTCACCTGTAGAATTCTACCACAATAATTTTGACGTGTAAAGTATTTTTCGTTTACATTGTTTGAATTTCAAGACGCACTAGTGCGCTTAATTGTCAGCCTTTTCTTCCAGCAGTATCTCAACCAACCAGGCTTGCTGTTTTTTCGACAAGGTGATCTTTTCCAGCATCTCCGGTCGCCTCAGCCAGGTTTTGCGCAAAGATTCCTTTTCTTGCCAATCAGCGATTTTCTGGTGATTTCCGCTGAAAAGCACTTCAGGGACGACATCCCCCCGGAAATCGCGCGGTCTCGTATATTGGGGATGCTCGAGCAAACCGGTCGAGAAAGAATCGGTCTTGTTCGACTGCTCATTGCCCAATACAGCCGGCAAAAGACGGACCGTCGCATCGATCATGACCATCGCGCCCAGTTCCCCGCCCGTCAAAACATAATCCCCGATCGAGATTTCATCCGTCACATGCTGCTTGATGCGCTCATCGAAACCTTCGTAATGGCCGCAGATGAAGACAAGGTGCTCTTCTTCGGCGAACTCCTCCGCAAGATCCTGATTAAAGGTTTTTCCGGAAGGATCCAAAAGGACGATCCTTTTTTTGGTTTCGGGCGAATGGACCTCGATGTCCTTCAGCGCGTCTACGATCGGCTGCGCGCGCAACAACATGCCTGCGCCGCCGCCGAAAGGATAATCATCGACGGAATTGTGTTTGTTTTCGGAATAATCGCGGAAGTTCGTGCAAGTGATCGAAACACGGCCGCTCTCAATCGCTTTTCCGATGATCGACTCGGACATAGGGCCTTCAAACATCGCCGGAAACAACGTCAATACATCTATCTTCATCAGTCCATCATTCCTTCTAGCAGGTGGATGGTAACCTTTTTTTCCTCCAAAGATACCTTTTCCACTACCGATGCGATATACGGAACCAATAAATCTTTTTGGCCTGGTCGGGATACAACCCAAACATCATTCGCCCCAAGCGGTAAAATTTCTTTGATCGTACCCAATTCTTCGCCGGCATCACTGACGACGGATAATCCGATGATTTCATGATAATAGAACTCGTGATCCGAAAGATCCTCCAACTGCGATTCCGAAACTTTCAGGGTTCCGCCTTTGAACGGCTCGACCTCTTCGATCCGGTTGTAGCCCTCGAATGTCAGCATATTGAAATTCTTATGCACCCGGTGGCTGGCTACCTTCAGAGCGATCGGCTCACTGTTGTCGCGGAACAGGTAGAGCGTAGCCCCTTTTTTGTAGCGTTCATCCGCAAAGTCAGTGCTGGAAATGACACGCACTTCCCCCTTTAGGCCTTGGGTATTCACAACTTTTCCGACATCATAAAATTTTTCCATTTTTCACCTCTCCTTACTAAATCGTCCTGCAAAAATTTTGTACATAATAAAATAGAAGGGATAAGTGCTACAATTGTATCATCATCCGCTTCTATCTATTCGCTATTAAGTTAGGCATCCACCGAGCGGAAAAGACCGGACCCGCATCTAAAGCGGATTATTCGGCCCCTTCAATCACAAGGCGGACACGTTTTGTGCCTTTGGTTCTGACACTGTATACAATTGTACGGATCGCTCTGGCGACCCGTCCCTGTTTCCCGATCACACGACCGACATCCTCGGCATCAAGATGCAAGTGATATTCCATGAACTCACTTGTCTCTTTGATTTCGATGGACATCTTATCATCATGGACAATCAAAGGTTTGACAATTGTCAGGATTAAATCTGAAATTTCAGGCATTTAAACCACCCTTTTATTTAGCTAACTTAGAGTCGTGGAATTTTTTCATAATACCTTGTTGAGAAAGTAAGTTACGAACTGTATCAGAAGGTTGTGCACCTTCAGCTAACCATTTCAAAACCAACTCTTCGTCAAATTTAACTTCAGCTGGTTCAACAACTGGATTGTATGTACCTACTTTTTCGATGAAACGTCCATCACGTGGAGAACGTGAATCAGCTACAACGACGCGGTAAAACGGGTTTCTTTTAGAACCCATACGTTTTAAACGAATTTTAACTGCCATTTATATAACACCTCCATATATCTGTATCTCACATTTTTATATATTACCAGTTTTCCATTTGCTTGTAAAGTGTTTTCTCTTTACACTTGGAATTATTTTTTCTTTTTCTTCTTTTTGTTCATCCGTCTGGCCATTTGCTGCATGGCCAACTTACCCATTTTGCCTTTCGGGCCTTGTCCAAGGAGGCCTTCCATCCCTGCAAAATTGCCCTTGGACATCTTGTTCATCATATCCCTGGATTCGTTGAACTGCTTGATCAAACGGTTGACTTCCGCCAACGATCTTGCGGAGCCTTTCGCAATCCGTCTGCGTCTGCTCTGCGAAAGAAGCTCAGGGTTTTCGCGTTCAGCGGGCGTCATCGAAAGCACAATCGCCTTCATGTGGGCCACATCCTTGGGATCGATCTTCATCTGGTCCAGTCCCGGAACGTTGCTCATGCCCGGAATCATCTTCAGGAGATCCTCAAGCGGCCCCATGTTGGTGACCTGGTCCATCTGCTCGATGAAGTCATTGAAGTTGAAGGTGTTTTCGCGGATTTTTGCGGCCATTTCCGCCGCTTTCGTCTCATCGAAATCTTGTTGCGCACGTTCGATCAACGTCATCAGATCGCCCATGCCCAAGATTCTGGAAGCCATGCGTTCAGGATAGAAAGGCTCGAAGTCTTCCAGTTTCTCGCCTTGACCCGTAAATTTGATCGGTTTTCCGGTTACGGAACGGATCGAAAGCGCAGCCCCGCCGCGTGTGTCCCCGTCCAATTTGGTCAGGACGACACCGGTTATGCCGAGCTGTTCATTGAAGGATTGCGCTACGTTGACCGCATCCTGCCCTGTCATCGCGTCCACCGTAAACAGGATCTCGGTAGGGTTGACGGCCGCTTTGATGTTCTTCAACTCTGACATCAATACTTCATCCACGTGCAATCGTCCCGCCGTATCGATGATGACCAGATCGCGGCCATCGAGTTTGGCTTGCTCAACGGCTTGCTTCGCTATATCGACCGGATTTGCTTCCGTCCCCAATGCATACACCGGGAAATCCAATTGTTTGCCCAAAGTCTGCAACTGATTGATAGCTGCCGGACGGTAAACGTCGGCTGCGACCAGCATCGGGCGCTTATTCTCTTTTTTCTTCATGTAGTTGGCAAGTTTCCCGGCAGTGGTGGTCTTACCGGCACCCTGCAGGCCGACCATCATCACGACGGTCGGCGGCTTGGCAGAAAATTGGAATGGTTCCTGCTGCCCGCCCATCAATTCCGTCAGTTCTTCATTGACGATTTTGATGACTTGTTGCGTCGGTGAAAGTGACTCGAGCACATCCGAACCCAACGCCCGTTCGTTCACTTTTTTGACGAATTCTTTTACTACTTTAAAATTCACGTCAGCTTCCAGTAAAGCTAAACGTACTTCACGCATCATTTCCTTCAGATCGGCTTCCGTAATCTTACCTTTTTTGCCGATTTTGGTCATCGCGCCTTGGAGACGCTCGGATAACCCTTCAAATGCCATATTTGCCACTTCCTTACTGTTTATTCATCTCTGTCATCAAGTTCTTCCAGATTGGCGATCAGCCTCTGCAATGATTTGTCATCGGGATATTTTTCTTCAGCGTAATTCGCCAATTCGTCCAACTTTTTGTTCCGGAGGCTATAATTTTGCGCCAACTTCAACTTCTGCTCATAATCCATCAGAATCTTTTCGGTGCGCTTGATGTTGTCGTACACTGCCTGCCGGCTGACCTCAAATTCTTCAGCGATTTCGCCTAACGAATAGTCATCACCATAATACAAAGAAAGATAGCCTTTCTGTTTGTTCGTCAACAGGACATTATAGAATTCATAAAGAGTATTCATATTATTGGTTTTTTCCAGTTCCATCAGAATACCTTCCTTCTCGTACGGATTGTCAAGAAAAAATCTTTACACTTCATTAGATTACCGATTTTGCCAAGCTTAGTCAACCATAAATTGCAGCGAAGCCGTGTCGCCGCAGCAAAAAATAAAAATCAGACCGGCAATCGCGTCGGGATTGCCGGTCTGACCATGCGGCTGTCGCCTTTTGCTGTGAATTGTGCCTCATCAGGCGGGGTAGACCGTTTCCTTATTTTTTCTCAAGCAGGTCCTTTACCAATCCGTAGATGTACTGCTCCGGATCGAACACCTGCAGATCATCCAGGCCTTCGCCCAAACCGACGAATTTGACGGGTATATCCAGTTCTTGACGGATCGCCAGGATAACGCCGCCTTTGGCCGTGCCGTCCAATTTCGTCAGGATCAAACCGGTGACATCTGTCGTCTCCTTGAATTGCTTCGCTTGTATCAGAGCATTCTGTCCGGTCGTAGCATCAAGCACCAACAACGTTTCGGTTGCGCCGCCTGGGATTTCCCTTGCGATGATCCGATTAATCTTCTCCAATTCTTTCATCAAGTTCACTTTGTTCTGCAGTCTTCCGGCCGTATCGATAAGCAGGTAGTCATAATTTTCTTCTTTGGCTTGCTTCAGGGCATCGTATACGACGGAAGCCGGATCGCTTTTTGCATCGCTCGTCACGACCGGAACGCCGACACGTTCCCCCCAGACTTCCAACTGTTCGATTGCGCCGGCTCGGAAAGTATCTCCGGCCGCCAACAGCACTTTATTCCCTTGGTTCTTCAACTGATGAGCGTACTTACCGATGGTCGTCGTTTTCCCCACTCCGTTTACGCCCACAAACAGGATGACGGTCGGCCCGTTTTCATTTATTTTGATGGTGGGTAATTCCGTCTGGCCTTTTTCATAGATTTCGACCATTTTTTCGATGATGACGTTCTTCACTTGTTCTCCGGTGCGCACGTTCTTCATCTTGACTTCATCGCGCAGCACGTCCGAAAGTGCCAGCGTCATATCAAAACCAACATCTGCGGATATCAGCGTTTCCTCCAAATCATCAAAAAACTCTTCATCCACCTCCCTGAAGCCGGCGAACAGTTCATTCATCTTCTCTGAAAAGCTTTTGCGCGTCTTCTCCATGCCTTTATCGAATTTGTCGATGACAATCTTAGTTTCTTCGGTTACCGGTGTCTGAACGACATCTTCACCTGTAAAAGCGCGTTTTATCCGATCAAATAATCCCATCTGAACACTTCCTCTCTTATGGCAAGCTGTTTTTAAGCAAAGACGAACGTTTCGATTGCGTGTGCGACGCCATCTTCCCCGTTTGTCTTCGTGACGAAGCTCGCCCGTTCCTTGATTTTATCGGGAGCGTTGCCCATCGCGACGCTTACGCCCGCAAAATCCAACATCGCCAAATCGTTTTCTTCATCTCCGCAAGCCATGACCTCATCGGCAGTGATGCCCAGATGATCGCATAAAGCAGCGATGCCGTTGCCTTTGTCGACTTCAGGATGCATGACTTCAAACAGAAGCGGCCGTGATTTCATCATCGAATATTTGCTGTAGAAATCCGCCGGTATTTTGGCGATCGCTTCATCCAGGACAGCAGGCGCGATGCAGAAAACCACTTTATTGAACGCATGTTGTTCCTGAAAGTCTTCGATTTTTTTCTCAACGAACGGCAAGCTCGAACTCTGCAGGCTCTTGTATAAGGACTCCCTGCCTTGCGGGTATTCCGGTTCATATACAGACTCGAGATCCAGCATGTTCATCGGGATGTTCAATTCCTTGCTCAGATCATAGAGTTCCACAATCTGACCGTAGTTCAGCACCTTCTGGGAAATGATTTCAGATGTTTTATTTTTCTGGACCAAACCGCCATTGTAGGTGATGGAGTAATCTTCTGCCTGAAGCAGGTCCAGTTCATCCACGTAAGCCTTGATGCCCATAAGTGGGCGTCCCGTGCAAAGGACAATCTTTACGCCAGCTTCCCTGGCGCGGTGGATGGCCTGTTTGTTCGCATCGCTGATCTTTTTGTCTGGATTCAACAACGTCCCATCCAAGTCGAGTGCAATCAATTTAATCATTTATTTTCATCCCCTTAGCTTATTTCTTCATAATCTTCAAACTTGACCGATGCCAGACGGGATACGCCGGAATCCTGCATGGTCACACCATACAGTGCATCGGCTTCTTCCATCGTACCTTTGCGGTGGGTGATCACGATGAACTGGGTCAATTCGGTTGACGCTGCAAGATATTTTCCGAAGCGGGATACATTTGCTTCATCCAGGGCAGCCTCCACTTCATCCAAAATGCAGAACGGCACCGGTTTGACCTCGATGATGGCGAATAGGAGCGCAATCGCTGTGAATGCTTTTTCTCCGCCGGAGAGCAGGCTGAGTTGCTGCAGTTTTTTACCTGGCGGCTGCGCGACAATTTCGATTCCGGTCTCCAACAAGTCATTCGGATCCGTCAGTTCCAGCGTAGCTTTGCCGCCGCCGAATAATTTCGGGAAGGTTTTTTCGAATTGCTTTTTGATCTGGATGAAAGTCTCCTTGAACCGCAAGCGGACTTCATCGTCCATTTCGTTCATCGTGTTCAGAAGGTTCCCTCGGGCGGAAAGCAGATCCGTCTGCTGTTCCGAAAGGAAAGTGAACCTTTCGGAAATGCGATCATATTCCTCGATTGCGCCCATATTGATCGGGCCCAGTTCCTCGATGTCTTTTTTCAGCTGTTTCACTTGGCGGGCTGCTTCTTCGGGTTCCACGGTCAACTGATGGTCTTGCTTTGCCGCTTCAAAGCTGAGACCGTACTCCTCGCTTAAATGCGCAAGGTGGTGGTCGATGGCGATTTCATAGCGCCCGGCGTTTGTCTCCAGTTTGGCGTGCTCACTCCATAATTTCTGAAGGTTTTTATTTTTTTCGTTCTGCTCAGTTTCCCGAACGCCACGATTTTGTTCGGTTTGCTTTTTTTGCTCCCGCAGCCGTCTTAACTCTGTATCGAACTTCTCTTTTTCTGCACTGGCGGACTTCAGCTGCATCGTTATTTCTTGGATGGTCAGTGTCTCCGTGTCGGCCAGCTTGGCGACTTGATCTTGTTTGCCCTTCAACGAGCTGATGGCTTCCTGCTCCGTTTGGATGCGTTCAGCCGACAATTTCACATCACGCCGCAGTTGCTTTTCCTGCTCCTGCAGTACCGCCAGCTCCTGATCGGCCTGCTGCCGGTTCAACTGAACGTCCTGCAGCAGTTTCAAGCGCTCCTCTTCATTGAGGCTGGATTCCGCTATATCCTTCTGAAGCTGGTCGATTTCGCTGTTGAGGACGAGCAAATTTTGTTGGGCTTGGGCCAATCGCGTTTGTCTGTCCTCTTTCTCTTCATAAAATATGCGTTTTTCGTATTCATGTGCGGCCGCTTCTTTTTCTTTTGTTGCGATTTCGGCTGTCACTTGCTGCAGGGAAGCTTCCCTTTGCTGCAGTTCGAACTGTTTGATGGTCGCTTTTTGGCGCTTGTCGTCCAGTTCTTCCTGCAGACTTTGCTGCTGAAGCAACCATTTCTCTTGCTCCCGTTTCAGCTGGTTGTATTGGACGGACAACTGTTGCACGTAGTCGGTCAGCTTGTTCAGATTGTTTTTGCGGGCCAATAAGGAGGCTTCTTGCTGACGCCTTGTTGCGCCACCCGTCATCGATCCGCCAGCATGGATGACATCTCCTTCAAGGGTCACAATCCGATAACGGCTCTGCAATTTCCTGGAGATCTGCAGACCGTCCTGGATATTTGACGCTACAATCGTCGTGCCCAACAAACTGCTGACGATTGCACTGTACATCTCCTCATAGCCGATCAGTTCATTCGCGATGCCGATGTATCCGGGGATTGTTGCCAATGTCGTCCGCACAGATGTGGGCAACTGTTTGCCTTGGATGACTGTCATCGGCAGAAAAGTAGCGCGCCCCAATTGTTGGGCTTTCAGAATACCGATGCATTGTGAAGCGGTGCGTTCATCCGCCACCACGATGTGTTGCATCGTGGCTCCCAGAGCGATTTCGATGGCTAAGGTGTACTTTTCGGGAACTTGGATCAATTCGGCGACGGGACCACGGATACCCGCAACGCTTTCCCTTCTCCGCAGCATTTCCTTTACGCCCTGATAGTAGCTGGCATAGCTGTCGTCCAACTCCTGCTGACTCTCGCGCCGCGCTTCCGCCTGCTGCAGATTCCGGGTTACGGTATCCAGCTCAGCGTTCAGTTGTTGGAGCTTGGAGACGAGCTGGAAGTTATTTTGCTTGCACTCCTGCAGCTCCGATTCCAGGTTGGCATTCTCTTCAACAAACTGGACGTATTCCTCATTCAACGATTGCTGCTTCGCTTTCAGTTGGCGCAGATGCTTCCTCAGTTCATCGCCTTTCGAAAGGAAACGATGCTCTTGTTCCGTTGCGAGCATCATTTCTTTTTCAAGATGGACGGTCGTGTTCCGGTTGCTGGATTGTTCCTGCAGCCGGTTGATGTAATCGTTCCGGA harbors:
- the rimM gene encoding ribosome maturation factor RimM (Essential for efficient processing of 16S rRNA), which codes for MEKFYDVGKVVNTQGLKGEVRVISSTDFADERYKKGATLYLFRDNSEPIALKVASHRVHKNFNMLTFEGYNRIEEVEPFKGGTLKVSESQLEDLSDHEFYYHEIIGLSVVSDAGEELGTIKEILPLGANDVWVVSRPGQKDLLVPYIASVVEKVSLEEKKVTIHLLEGMMD
- a CDS encoding KH domain-containing protein, whose product is MPEISDLILTIVKPLIVHDDKMSIEIKETSEFMEYHLHLDAEDVGRVIGKQGRVARAIRTIVYSVRTKGTKRVRLVIEGAE
- the rpsP gene encoding 30S ribosomal protein S16, with protein sequence MAVKIRLKRMGSKRNPFYRVVVADSRSPRDGRFIEKVGTYNPVVEPAEVKFDEELVLKWLAEGAQPSDTVRNLLSQQGIMKKFHDSKLAK
- the ffh gene encoding signal recognition particle protein; protein product: MAFEGLSERLQGAMTKIGKKGKITEADLKEMMREVRLALLEADVNFKVVKEFVKKVNERALGSDVLESLSPTQQVIKIVNEELTELMGGQQEPFQFSAKPPTVVMMVGLQGAGKTTTAGKLANYMKKKENKRPMLVAADVYRPAAINQLQTLGKQLDFPVYALGTEANPVDIAKQAVEQAKLDGRDLVIIDTAGRLHVDEVLMSELKNIKAAVNPTEILFTVDAMTGQDAVNVAQSFNEQLGITGVVLTKLDGDTRGGAALSIRSVTGKPIKFTGQGEKLEDFEPFYPERMASRILGMGDLMTLIERAQQDFDETKAAEMAAKIRENTFNFNDFIEQMDQVTNMGPLEDLLKMIPGMSNVPGLDQMKIDPKDVAHMKAIVLSMTPAERENPELLSQSRRRRIAKGSARSLAEVNRLIKQFNESRDMMNKMSKGNFAGMEGLLGQGPKGKMGKLAMQQMARRMNKKKKKKK
- a CDS encoding putative DNA-binding protein codes for the protein MELEKTNNMNTLYEFYNVLLTNKQKGYLSLYYGDDYSLGEIAEEFEVSRQAVYDNIKRTEKILMDYEQKLKLAQNYSLRNKKLDELANYAEEKYPDDKSLQRLIANLEELDDRDE
- the ftsY gene encoding signal recognition particle-docking protein FtsY: MGLFDRIKRAFTGEDVVQTPVTEETKIVIDKFDKGMEKTRKSFSEKMNELFAGFREVDEEFFDDLEETLISADVGFDMTLALSDVLRDEVKMKNVRTGEQVKNVIIEKMVEIYEKGQTELPTIKINENGPTVILFVGVNGVGKTTTIGKYAHQLKNQGNKVLLAAGDTFRAGAIEQLEVWGERVGVPVVTSDAKSDPASVVYDALKQAKEENYDYLLIDTAGRLQNKVNLMKELEKINRIIAREIPGGATETLLVLDATTGQNALIQAKQFKETTDVTGLILTKLDGTAKGGVILAIRQELDIPVKFVGLGEGLDDLQVFDPEQYIYGLVKDLLEKK
- the yidA gene encoding sugar-phosphatase → MIKLIALDLDGTLLNPDKKISDANKQAIHRAREAGVKIVLCTGRPLMGIKAYVDELDLLQAEDYSITYNGGLVQKNKTSEIISQKVLNYGQIVELYDLSKELNIPMNMLDLESVYEPEYPQGRESLYKSLQSSSLPFVEKKIEDFQEQHAFNKVVFCIAPAVLDEAIAKIPADFYSKYSMMKSRPLLFEVMHPEVDKGNGIAALCDHLGITADEVMACGDEENDLAMLDFAGVSVAMGNAPDKIKERASFVTKTNGEDGVAHAIETFVFA